ATATATTGGCTGATGCATGGGGTGGATGTACAGCGGCgtccaaaatgattgacacccttgataaagatgagcattaatgactgtataaaatgtcTAATTCAAATACTGCGCTGTATTGGATGCTCCAAAACATTTGGAAATGATATATTTTATACTAGAATGACTTTACCATGATTATTGATAATTtataccatgattacggataatccatTTTGGAGTCACatttattataaataagaataaaatctGCTTCCAAACACTTTTCTTTTAATGTGGAAGCTACCATGATTACCAATAATCCTAAATTAATGAATGATAAAGTTACAGAaggtcaaagatcatacccccaaaacatgctaacctcccctgttattggtagtgatgagaggttagcatgtcttgggggtatgatctttgaccctctgtaactttctcactcatcattattcccgattcattcaggattatcggTAATCATGGTAGCTTCCCCATTAATACACAAATATTTAGAAACacattttattcttatttataataaaagtgactccaaaatgacacaatacattatttaccattcatttctattgggcacaaaataatctgaaacacaaccaaaacgaACTGCGAATGCTttcaacaagtttgtagagtcacaagcttgatgtagtcattacgTGCTAGGAACATGGGACCAAATACAAACCTTTTGACTACTTTATTCATAAGAATCTTTTGGGGTGTCAATAATAGCGGACCCCACTGTACATTATCCTCAAGGGAAAGAATAACGTGCCAGCGAAAGTATTGACTTACAAAACGTTGCTTCTTTTAAAGTCCATATTTGAGAGTGAGAACTGTTTTTTCATGATCAGTGTGCATTTCCTCCTGTAGTGACAGGAATTCATTTCTCGACAGCTGGGAATTGGACACCTAACAGTATCACTGAGAAGTAGCATGTGGAAGCTAATTAGGAAACATTGAGGCTGAATGCTCAAGGTGTGAAAGCTGTAGGAGTCAAAGGTGCTCCTCTATGTCTAAGGAGGGGAACTCTCTCTGGCGATGACAACCACTATATTGTCACCTTGTAGACAGCTTGTAGACAGCTTCACACTCACACATTGACAGCTATCTTGACCTTTTACGGTGTGTTGCTACAAATCAAAGACCTGATGCCAATTGGGTCAGCACCTTATATAGTATTCTACCCAGGCCTTTCTGACCTGATTAGCCAGCACCGTATACAGGTTATTATAACAAAAAAAGGTAGAAGTGACATCCTAACATTTATAACGTAAGTGTTTTTTCTTAACATTTAATTTTAAAACATGAATATTCCTAACGTACATCGAGTCCCTCTAGCATGAGTTTCTTGAGGAAAGTGACATGTATTACTCAATGTATGGCTTTAATTAATTTACTTATGTGCACTTCATATACTGTACACCCAAAGAACAATTTCACAGGGTTATTTTTGTCCTCAATGACAAAGGGAAGGAAACAATGCCACGTCAACAAGTCGAGGTCTAGTGTTATACTTACAATAGCTGTTACTCTTGGTGACAATAGATGTGAGAGTGACCTTGTCTTGGTGAACAAAGGACAGCTGCACTTGTCTGCATCATAAGAACTCTATCAtgcaatttattttttattttattttatttcacctttatttaaccaggtaggctagttgagaacaagttctcatttgcaactgcgacctggccaagataacgcatagcagtgtgaacagacaacacagagttacacatggagtaaacaattaacaagtcaataacacagtagaaaaaatataaaaaaaataatttacacACTGCAACAACACTTTCTCATGTCATCTCGTTTACTCAACGCAATGTTGTAGGAGTAGCAAGACTAAAATCCCCAAGTCATCACAAAGAGCAACGAATGGGGGGACGGGGGGGGGAAGGACAGGGGGAGTGCAAATCTTGAATTCTTTTTGGGACATATATTACGACAAACTGTTTTTGGAGCTAACTTACTTTGTGTCATTGCACATTAATACATAATTTGATGAATTCCCATTGGTCAAACATACATGCTTGTAATGTTTAGATGACTACAGTGCCTGAAACCGCCCCCTGATCAAGTGGGCTTTCAATGCAGCCaatttctcccctcctctgtcctcactGGAATAGCCTGTTGTTACAACGAGCCTGATAGGTCAAAGAGGTATACACCTCTAGCCCCAAATACAGATCTTTTGAAATAATCAGTCTAATTTATGTCATGACatgaaccatctccatataggGCTGAGTAACACTCTttataaagagagatggagaccagGGGGAGTCAGATCAGGGGGAGACACAAGGACACAGGACATCCTGAAGGTAAGCATATAAAGGCAGTCTGCTGAGGAGGGCAAAGATAATCATTATACGACCTAACAATAGTCATAACCACACATAGCTGGTCAGTTGACTGATATTTGTCTTTGTATTTGTCTATTTCATTCTCAGTAGAGATCTTTTCCACCAAACGTATCCAAGGGGTGACCAACAACAGGTAAGATTCACAATCTTCTAAAATAAAGGCTCTACCAGCCTCCTAGTGGTTTGTGTGAAGTATTTAACTGCGTTTCATAAAATGTGTATAttaatgcaaaaaaatatattttgttgtcTGTACTCATTAATCCAGTCAACTTGTTTATGTGGCATAATACATATTTCCTGTATAGTAATTACATGTTGTCAGTGTCATCACTACACAAGCTGTAGATTTCAGCTACAGTGGACCTAGTCACTTTTGTCTGCTCTGAACCTCACAAGTTTTGGTTAATATTTAATGTGCTTTTGGTTTACTGACCTTCATATTGTTCAGATAAACTCTTATTAATCTATGACTCTAAATCTGGTAGCCTACTGCTGTTCTGCATCAACCCTCGTGTTTCTTTAGGCTTATAATTAAGTTTTATTGGCCTGCCATGACCATTATACTACTCATATAGAGTATATACATGTACCtgacaaaataatggaaacacttgagtaaatgagggatagaaagtgtattgaaagcaggtgcttccacacaggtatGGATCCTGAATTAATTAAGTAATTAACATCTcgtcatgcttagggtcatgtaaaATTATaatgggcaggccattattttggctaccgtggccatgcccccataggatgacaatgtcccCATTTCAAAGGGCAGGAGTGGTCTCTGAATgctttgatgagcatgaaaacgatgtaaaccatatgcaaTGGCCgactcagtcaccagatctcaacccaattgaacacttatgggagagcttggagcggtgcctgagacatcgtttccaccaccatcaacaaaatacCAAATTATTGAATTTCTCATAGAAGATTGTTGTCATATCCTTCCAACAGAGTTCCAGACAGTTGTAGAATCTATACCGTTCATTGGAGTTTTTCTGGCTTgtggtggcccaatgccctatttttttatttaacctttatttaaccaggcaagccagttaagaacaaaatcttatttacaatgacggcctgccctggccaaacccggacgactctgggccaattgtgcgccgctctatggaacacccaatcacagccagatgtgatgcagcctggattagaaccagggactgcagtgagatgcagtgccttagactgctgcgccactcgggagcaaagACACTaaatgttggtgtttcctttattttggcagttacttgtACATACAGTCACACTCATATCTAATGTTCCAATTCATTTAGGTCTTTGGGGTAACATTTataaaaatgttttgttgttgatgTATGAAGGGACAATCAGGACAAAGGTCTAATTTACACTGAATTCCAAAACTGGTTCCAGAGAACAGTGAAATACAGCCCTGGGGCCCTAAATTTGACGATGTatttaatatgatataatattagTGCTTTACACTGATATTAGATCATAACCACAATATGCACGGTTCCCTTTGTCATTTACAGAATAAAATGTCAAACTATCAAAATATGGTTGATATTGTAAAAAATACTGTAAAGTATGAAGATCTAACTGGTTGCTGTTTCTTAAGTTTGAGAAACGTTTGTCATGAGAATCCTGGCATACAATACACCATGGCAACAGTGAGAAACCAGCCACATGGAAATCTGAATTTTAGCTAATTgaacctaataataataatactaataataataataataaatagaatatacagtacatacacactatcCACAACAACAAATACATGGTATTATTCCAACTCAAACCTGGTACTGTGTGTAAAATATACATATGTATTCAATGCTCTGTTCCTGCCTTCACAGGTTTAAGAATGGGGGACACTTTGATGGCAGAGTTTGGCGGTGCAGCTTCCTTTCTGCGTAAATCTGACAAGGAGCGTATGGAATGCCAGACTAGACCCTTTGACATAAAGAGAGAGTGCTATGTGCCTGACCCTGAGGTAGAATACGTCAAGGCCACAATCACCAGCAGAGATGGGGCTAAAGTCACCGCTGAAACAGAGTTTGGAAAGGTAAATATTTTGTTGAAAAGCATTTCTGAAAAAATTTGACCTGGAAAATGGATACCTGGAAAAtcataaaataatacatttttctACTAAGAACTCTATGACTGATGAACAATTATTTAGAAACTGAATTGAGTTATGCACTTCACTGTTTAGTATAAAAAATCTTACAAGAGATACTAAAGCAGAATCCTTTAAATCTTTGACTTTCATGTAAATCAGGCATTACATGTAAATTGATGATTTCTGTAAATTCTATGTTGTGTGTAATATCAAGTTAGGGTTTGTCTCAAAGTGAATAGCTCTGCACCTTAAAATGACACAGAACTATTTAATTTGCAATTCTTTCAGACTGTTACTGTGAAGGAGGACGACGTCCACCCCCAGAACCCGCCAAAGTTTGATAAAATTGAGGACATGGCGATGTTCACCTTCCTGCACGAGCCCGCTGTGCTGTTTAACCTCAAAGAGCGTTATGCAGCCTGGATGATCTACGTAAGTAATGACCTGTCTGCTAATATCTCCACTAAATCAAACATTCATTCAAATGAATTAAACTAAATATACATCCCCTTGTCTTCCACAGACCTACTCAGGGCTGTTCTGTGTCACTGTCAACCCATACAAATGGCTGCCAGTGTACGATCAGTCTGTTGTCAATGCATACAGAGGCAAGAAGAGGACAGAAGCTCCACCTCACATCTTCTCCATCTCTGACAATGCCTACCAGTACATGTTGTCAGGTCAAATATAACTTTTCCTTTTCATCTATAGAAATCAAATGATATTTGGATAATGTCACATTTACTGATAATTCTCTTTCTACAGACAGGGAAAATCAGTCTGTCCTTATCACGTAAGTACATCAACCAAAGGTTATATCCATTTGAGACTATTACAAATTAAGAGAAATTCTGAGACATCAACATTTGTATTTTTAAATCCCAGTGGAGAATCCGGTGCTGGAAAGACTGTTAACACCAAGAGAGTCATCCAGTACTTCGCCAGCATTGCTGCTGTTGGCGGAAAGAAAAGTGCCGCGGAAGAAAAAAAGGTCAAATTTAATGCAAATGAAATATTCTTCATGGCTGGATGGGTATATGTTGACAAAACCCAATTTTATTCATAGAGTATTGTTTGTTATTGTATCATTTTAACACTGTGTGGTTGTTGGGTTGTAGGGGACCCTGGAGGATCAAATCATCCAGGCCAATCCTGCCCTGGAGGCTTTTGGTAATGCCAAGACCATCAGGAATGACAACTCCTCCCGATTCGTAAGTTTGGTCTTTGTTTGTGAAATATTATTCAAATCTTATTATACATgttcagtgtttcccctatatggaCCACCACTACAAAAATATATGTAAtttaatatatacactaccgttcaaaagtttggggtcacttagaaatgtccttgttttttaaagaaaagctcattttttcgtccattaaaacaacatcaaattaatcagaaatacagtgtagacattgttaatgttgtaaatgactattgtagctggaaatggcagattttttatttatggaatatctacataggcatacagaagcccattatcagcaaccatcactcctgtgttccaatggcacgttgtgctagagtggagagaaatgtttttaatatgatatttgAGTGAGAGTGACTGGCCTCCATCCCTATCAAAGTTGCTTATTCCTGCATTACACCATGCAACCTCAAGTGCACCTAAGGTATTcaaaaagaaaacaaatactactTGAACCCAGATCTGTTGTGGTCTGTAATTTCTGCTTTGACCATAATTTACAGGGTAAATTCATCCGAATTCATTTTGGAGTTACTGGGAAGCTTTCGTCTGCTGACATTGAGACTTGTGAGTACAACACTCAATTTGCCCAGGCTTGAACAGATCTATTTGACAGGAAACACATTAATACCAAAATAACTTTTCCATACTGATCAGATCTTCTGGAGAAGTCACGTGTCACTTTCCAGCTCAAGGCTGAGAGAGACTATCACATCTTCTACCAGATCCTGTCCCAAAAGAAACCAGAACTGCTGGGTGAGTTTTGAATCATCAAACTGAGTAGGGTTGAGGTCAATTCTGGATTCAACTGAAAATTTCTGATGAAATCAAATGAAAATATTATGGTGCAACCAGCCCAGGCCTTGTGCTACTCCCATTCCCTACCGTAAAACACAATGTCATATGATTTATGTTGTAACATTTTCTTTGTATattattaaaatgtaatttaagcagacaacataacacataacaaTCTCCAGCAGTTTATTTTAAATTATCCTGTCTATTTATAATATTACAGTTTTATTTTTGCAGAAAGCAATTTTTCTAATTGACCTCAACCCTAATACTGACTATATTATGATATGACCTATACCACAGCATGAACACAAATTAAACTGAGCTGTTCAATTCTTTTCAGAAATGCTACTCATCACCAGCAATCCCTATGACTATGCCTTCATCTCCCAAGGAGAGATTGCTGTAACTTCCATTAATGATTCAGATGAGCTAATGGCTACTGATGTGagtaatatatctatatattgtATATGCAATAACATTTCACTTGTATCCAACCCTCTCTCCAATACAAAACAATGGCCTTTTATTTCGGAACTAGGATGCCTTTAATGTGCTTGGATTTGCCCAAGAAGAGATTAATGGCATTTATAAGCTGACTGGTGCCATCATGCACTACGGCAACATGAAGTTCAAGAATAAACAGCGGGAGGAGCAAGCAGAGGCAGATGGCACTGAGGGTGAGTGCTGAGGATTTAAAACCTTTCACTTCATTATGAAGTAGTGAAAATCTAAAATCAGTTGGATTGCCTCTTCCAATCATAAAACTTTGCCTTTCCAGATATTGACAAAGCTGCATATCTGATGTGTCTGAACTCTGCTGACCTGGTCAAGGGGCTGTGTAACCCAAGGGTCAAAGTTGGAAATGAGTGGGTCACAAAAGGTCAGAATGTCAACCAGGTGAGTCttcaacatttaaaaaataatattcaGCATAAAACTTGTCTATGTTCATACCTGTAATTCCCCATTGAACATGCTTTCTAGTCCAGGACTAGGCCTAATCTGTGTCAGGGAAACTGTCGCTTGGTGTTTCTGTTGAGGCTATGTTTCAGTCATTTATTTTCTGAATATTATGTAGGTGTACTACGCTGTTGGTGCACTGGCAAAGAAAATTTACGAGAACATGTTCCTCTGGATGGTGATAAGAATCAACCTTACTCTGGACACTAAGAACGCTCGTCAGCACTACATTGGTGTGCTGGACATTGCTGGCTTTGAGATCTTTGATGTGAGTATTTGATAAAAAGGACACATCATAAAATGATTTATCTGAACCATCACAGCTGACAAAATAAAGTAATTGTGAACTTCTATTTCAGTTCAACACCTTTGAGCAGCTGTGCATCAACTTCACTAATGAGAAGCTGCAGCAGTTCTTCAACCACCACATGTTTGTGCTGGAGCAGGAAGAGTATAAGAAAGAGGGCATCGTCTGGGAGTTCATTGACTTTGGCATGGACTTGGCTGCCTGCATTGACCTCATTGAAAGGGTTGGTGTCTTCAGTTTTGCAGTAGTTGATATGACCGTAGTAATATTTGATATTTTAAAGGCAATCTTTTTAAATGTGCTGATATTTAATCACTATGCTTTTCCGTTAGCATTAATTAATTTGTATTCATTCCTTCCACTAGCCCATGGGTATCATGTCCATCCTTGAAGAGGAGTGCATGTTCCCCAAGGCCAGTGATTCTACATTCAAAGCAAAGCTGTATGAAAACCATCTGGGCAAAAATGCATGTTTCCAGAAGCCTAGGATTATTAAGGGTAGACCAGAGGCCCATTTCTCCTTGGTTCACTATGCTGGCATTGTTGACTACAACATTGGTAACTGGCTGGTGAAGAACAAGGACCCCCTGAATGAGACTGTGGTTGGACTGTTCCAGAAGTCAAGTCTTAAGTTCCTGGCCAACCTCTTTGCAAACTATGCTGGTTCAGAAGCAGGTACTATGTGTTTATATCTGTAAAGACTACAACACACTCAAATAAATAACAATCCACAGTATATGATAGTAGTAATAAAAGTATATTTAAATAATTATTTCATTGTCATACAGCACCTGAAGAAAAAGCGGCTGGAGGAAAAAAGAAGAAAGGCTCTTCCTTCCAGACTGTGTCTGCATTGCACAGGGTAAATCTGAGCTTAAATCAATATGTTTTTGATGTTTTCACATGGAAGATTATTAACAGATGTATTACATTTGCAGAACATTTGAGATGCCAGTATGTTGGGTTAGGCATGTTAGCATTAAATGCCACTGTGACTTGTGAGTTACTTGGAGACTCATTCAATGATGGAAAATTCTACATTTGTCATACTGACAGGAGAACTTGGGTAAACTCATGACCAACTTGAGGTCTACTCACCCCCACTTTGTGCGTTGCATCATCCCCAATGAGACCAAGACTCCTGGGGCCATGGAGAATCCTCTGGTCATGCACCAGCTGCGCTGTAACGGTGTGCTGGAAGGCATCAGGATCTGCAGAAAGGGCTTCCCCAACAGAATCCTGTATGCTGACTTCAAACAAAGGTAAAAATAATGATGCGTTTcattttcaaaataaaataaaccgTTTACCTCTTCAGGTCTTCCATTATATAAGATCATTTCTTTCTGATTTAAATTCAGATACCGCATCCTCAATCCAAATGCTATCCCTGAGGGTCAGTTCATTGACAACATGAAGGCAGCTGAAAAACTCCTGGGCTCTCTGGACATTGACCACACCCAGTACAGATTAGGACACACTAAGGTAAGTTATTTAAATAGATGAAAAGAAATAAGACCTGTTGGAAAAGGATGGAAAACAGCAGCAATTATCGGGTCCGAGCAGTATATTAACAAAACACCACCATCTGGCCAACCTGAGGAATGATTCTTGAAATAACTGCTGATATACCATTGATCATGCTTATATCATGCAAATGGGTCATGTCAAGAAATACACATTTATACTTGGTATAGTGCCACAAGCTAGTAGATCCAGATCTACAGTAAGCAATTGAAAGCATAGTGGCCATGATTTTTTAAATAGACTTCAGTGTTAATTTTGTCAGCTATTTTGGATTTAAGTTTTAGTCTTAGATTTTATGACTAAAATACCTTTTAGTCTCAGTCCCATTTAATAATTTCACCCTTCTTAGTTTTAGTTATCAGTCAACTAAAAATCGGGACAATTTTCATCTTAGCCCCAGTCATTTAATCACATATTATTCAAAGTATTATTTTTCCATTAAATAATGAACATTGACCTTCCATCATGTGGATATTAAGATAACCTTGTCCCACTAGGTCTACTATTCCCTCATATTGCTGGCATATTGATATTGTGGCAGATTGTAACCAATGCCAGCCATTATTTACCATATAGCCAAGGCTACAAAGCCAAGGCTACTGAAAGATGTTAATTCTGCCAATGAGAGGATTGCATTAAAaagtgcaatatgcagaaatcgctctgccattgCTTGGTTGCTAAAATTAGTTTGCCTAATTCCAATTTATGTCACAATACAAGCacgtatagtgtagagaatcattgtactatCTAAAACACTGAAATGTATTTTCCATAAGCAaacatattgtattttcagctgtttgaagctggtgtataaaaccgaaagtaaaaaacaaaacttaagaatgggaagcatatgAATAGGTCACacagaacagatctactgcttcttagacttgcttcaatgagaatgacagatctataactaacatttctatgtgaatttggtcaggatGCCAAAAAAGTTACACATTGCAGCTTTAAATCTTCTGCAAAGGCATGAATGTTTATGATTGGACAAAACAGATGAAAAGGAGCTTCATGTCAAATTGAATGCTCATTAGTCTCACATGAAATTCAAGTCTCATCACATTTTTATCAACTAAAATAAATACCAATTTGTTACAGTTGGATAATTTTTCATGGCATCTCCTCATCTCGTCGTTAGTTTTCTTCAGGGAAAATAGGTAATTGACAATATTTTTTGTCATAGTAATTGTTAACAGAAATTAACACGGTTAGactttatgtatttatttttaaagatCTTGCCAAAATGTGTAATTCTCGGTCAACATGCTGGGACTAAAGTTGTAAAATCAATTGCACATAAGAGGGCCAACTTGTGTTCAATTTGTGACATTTTTGTACAGAGACAAGAAATCAGCAATCGAAACATGACTACCAAGTCTTGTAAATCTGGGGGCTACCTCATTTAAGTTATTTATGGTCAACTGGCAGAAAAATACAATCCTACCAAATATGAGACGATCCAAGCATCACATTACGGCCTTTGTGTATCTTTAGGTGTTCTTCAAGGCTGGTCTCCTGGGTCTACTTGAGGAGATGAGAGACGATCGTCTCGCTCTTATCATCACTGGCTTCCAGGCCAGATCACGTGGTCTACTTGCTAGAATTGAGTTCCAGAAAATGGTTGACCGCAGGTTGGAATTTGAATAAACAAAACTTCTGCAGACAATATACCGAAGGTGGAAAAGGTTTTATAACACGCCAATTTACCTAATTTTACAGGGATGCCTTGCTTGTGATCCAATGGAACATTCGTGCCTTCATGGGTGTCAAGAATTGGCCCTGGATGAAGATGTTCTTCAAGATCAAACCTCTGCTGAAGTCAGCAGAGACTGAGAAGGAGATGGCCAACATGAAGGAAGAATTCCTGAAGCTTAAAGAGGCTTATGCTAAATCTGAAGCTCGTAGAAAGGAGCTGGAAGAAAAGATGGTCTCCCTTCTCCAAGAGAGGAATGACCTGCAGCTCGCTGTCCAAACTGTGAGTAACATTAACTGCATTGCAGTTGCTGCATTCACATCCTTTGTCAAAATGGTATTTCCTAGTTAGCTATTAGCTCTAGAGAaattgaaaaagagagagagaagagacatgatTTGATAAATAGATACGCACAATCAGCATTTGTTGATCATTTGTAGTGTCCAAATATTTTGTCACCAAACTTTTGAGCTTTGGAGAATTTGATATACTCACAACATATTGACACATTGACAGTCAGAAGACACTATTTGTGATGCTGAAGAGAGATGTGAGGGTCTGATCAAGAGCAAAATCCAGCTTGAGGCCAAAGCCAAAGAGCTGACAGAAAGactggaagatgaggaggagatgaaTTCAGAGCTAACTGCTAAGAAGAGGAAGCTGGAGGATGAGTGCTCAGAACTCAAGAAGGACATTGATGATCTGGAGCTCACTCTGGCTAAAGTGGAGAAGGAAAAGCATGCCACAGAGAACAAGGTAATGGTTTATCTTTATTCTTGTGATGTTAAAACACATGCCCCCTTAGTTCGAGCCAAACTCAAATTAATTGGTTTGGAGTTAAGTGTAATGACACTGTTCCTTTTCCATAGGTTAAAAACCTGACTGAGGAGATGGCAGCTCTGGATGAAATCATTGCCAAGCTGACCAAGGAGAAGAAGGCTCTGCAGGAAGCTCATCAACAAACGCTGGATGACCTGCAGAGTGAGGAGGACAAAGTCAACACGCTGACCAAAGCCAAAGCCAAACTGGAACAGCAAGTTGATGATGTGAGTATCAAATAGTAATTCACAAAAAGTACAACAAAATTAGTAATATCCTAAAAATACGCAACAGTAAATTGCTTACTATGAATATTGTTTAATATATCCTTTATCAGCTTGAAGGGTCTCTGGAGCAAGAGAAGAAGGTGAGAATGGACCTTGAGAGAGCCAAGAGAAAGCTGGAAGGAGACTTGAAGTTGACCCAGGAGAGCCTAATGGACCTGGAGAATGACAAGCAGCAGCTGGAGGAGAGAATGAAGAAGTAAGATCACAACCCATAACATCTCATGAATAGTTATTTTACAGAAAGTGCTAAAATGTCTAATTTACTTATCAGGAAGGACTTTGAGATGAGCCAACTCAACAGCAAGATTGAGGATGAGCAGGCTTTAGGTGCCCAGCTTCAGAAGAAACTGAAGGAGCTGCAGGTATTTCAATAGCATCGTTGAAAAGGGAATCCTTCTGTTACAATTGTTTATGTTATGATCATACCAGAAAATGTGAATTCCTACCATTTAAGGCCCGCATTGAGGAGCTGGAGGAAGAGCTGGAGGCTGAAAGAGCTGCCCGTGCCAAGGTGGAGAAACAGAGGGCAGATTTGTCCAGAGAGCTAGAAGAGATCAGTGAGAGGCTGGAGGAGGCTGGTGGAGCCACTGCTGCCCAGATTGAGATGAACAAGAAGAGGGAGGCTGAGTTCCAGAAGGTGCGCAGAGACCTTGAAGAGGCTACCCTGCAGCATGAGGCTACAGCTGCCACTCTGAGGAAGAAAAATGCTGACAGTGTAGCTGATCTGGGAGAACAGATTGACAACCTTCAGAGAGTGAAGCAGAAGCTGGAGAAAGAGAAGAGTGAGCTCAGGCTGGAGCTGGATGATGTGGTCTCCAACATGGAGCAGATTGTCAAGTCCAAAGTATGTGGTATTATTGAGCAATCtataaaatgtatgttttttCTCGACATTTTAAAGAAGAAATTTAGTGATGCtgttctgtattttttttaaactctgtttttaGACAAACCTGGAGAAAATGTGCCGTACTCTTGAGGACCAGATGAGTGAATACAGGACAAAAGCTGAGGAAGGACAGCGATCCATCAATGATTTCACAATGCAGAAAGCAAAGCTTCAAACTGAGAatggtacatacagtatattaacaaCAAACCTGAGCAGCCGAAATGAATAACCACAGTATGTAATATCATTGAAAATAATTTGAATTGAATGAAAACAGGTGAATTTGCCAGACAGTTGGAAGAGAAGGACTCTCTGGTCTCTCAACTGACCAGAGGTAAGCAGTCCAATGTTCAGCAGATTGAAGACCTCAAGAGACAACTAGAGGAGGAAGTCAAGGTATTGATACAACAAATGCAGTGTCCTTTATCCAACTACTATCTATCTTCCAGCATAATTACAGATCCTTTTTTAAATTTCCTTACAAGGCCAAGAACGCACTTGCCCATGCAGTGCAGTCTGCTCGCCATGACTCCGATCTGCTGAGGGAGCAGtatgaggaggagcaggaggccaAGTCTG
This window of the Oncorhynchus keta strain PuntledgeMale-10-30-2019 chromosome 4, Oket_V2, whole genome shotgun sequence genome carries:
- the LOC118371598 gene encoding myosin-7-like, which encodes MGDTLMAEFGGAASFLRKSDKERMECQTRPFDIKRECYVPDPEVEYVKATITSRDGAKVTAETEFGKTVTVKEDDVHPQNPPKFDKIEDMAMFTFLHEPAVLFNLKERYAAWMIYTYSGLFCVTVNPYKWLPVYDQSVVNAYRGKKRTEAPPHIFSISDNAYQYMLSDRENQSVLITGESGAGKTVNTKRVIQYFASIAAVGGKKSAAEEKKGTLEDQIIQANPALEAFGNAKTIRNDNSSRFGKFIRIHFGVTGKLSSADIETYLLEKSRVTFQLKAERDYHIFYQILSQKKPELLEMLLITSNPYDYAFISQGEIAVTSINDSDELMATDDAFNVLGFAQEEINGIYKLTGAIMHYGNMKFKNKQREEQAEADGTEDIDKAAYLMCLNSADLVKGLCNPRVKVGNEWVTKGQNVNQVYYAVGALAKKIYENMFLWMVIRINLTLDTKNARQHYIGVLDIAGFEIFDFNTFEQLCINFTNEKLQQFFNHHMFVLEQEEYKKEGIVWEFIDFGMDLAACIDLIERPMGIMSILEEECMFPKASDSTFKAKLYENHLGKNACFQKPRIIKGRPEAHFSLVHYAGIVDYNIGNWLVKNKDPLNETVVGLFQKSSLKFLANLFANYAGSEAAPEEKAAGGKKKKGSSFQTVSALHRENLGKLMTNLRSTHPHFVRCIIPNETKTPGAMENPLVMHQLRCNGVLEGIRICRKGFPNRILYADFKQRYRILNPNAIPEGQFIDNMKAAEKLLGSLDIDHTQYRLGHTKVFFKAGLLGLLEEMRDDRLALIITGFQARSRGLLARIEFQKMVDRRDALLVIQWNIRAFMGVKNWPWMKMFFKIKPLLKSAETEKEMANMKEEFLKLKEAYAKSEARRKELEEKMVSLLQERNDLQLAVQTSEDTICDAEERCEGLIKSKIQLEAKAKELTERLEDEEEMNSELTAKKRKLEDECSELKKDIDDLELTLAKVEKEKHATENKVKNLTEEMAALDEIIAKLTKEKKALQEAHQQTLDDLQSEEDKVNTLTKAKAKLEQQVDDLEGSLEQEKKVRMDLERAKRKLEGDLKLTQESLMDLENDKQQLEERMKKKDFEMSQLNSKIEDEQALGAQLQKKLKELQARIEELEEELEAERAARAKVEKQRADLSRELEEISERLEEAGGATAAQIEMNKKREAEFQKVRRDLEEATLQHEATAATLRKKNADSVADLGEQIDNLQRVKQKLEKEKSELRLELDDVVSNMEQIVKSKTNLEKMCRTLEDQMSEYRTKAEEGQRSINDFTMQKAKLQTENGEFARQLEEKDSLVSQLTRGKQSNVQQIEDLKRQLEEEVKAKNALAHAVQSARHDSDLLREQYEEEQEAKSELQRGMSKANAEVAQWRTKYETDAIQKTEELEDAKKKLAQRLQDAEEAVEAVNAKCSSLEKTKHRLQNEIEDLMVDVERSNAVAASLDKKQRNFDKILADWKQKFEESQTELESSQKEARSLSTELFKLKNSYEESLDHLETMKRENKNLQEEISDLTEQLGEGGKSIHELEKIRKQLEQEKAEIQSALEEAEASLEHEEGKIMRAQLEFNQVKADIERKLVEKDEEMEMNKRNQQRVVDTLQSSLESETRSRNEALRLKKKMEGDLNEMEIQLSQANRQASEAQKQLKGLHSHLKDSQMQLDDALRSNDDLKENIAIVERRNNLIQAELDELRALVEQTERGRKLAEQELLDVSERVQLLHSQNTSLLSQKKKLEGDTSQLQNEVEEAVQECRNAEEKAKKAITDAAMMAEELKKEQDTSAHLERMKKNMEQTIKDLQHRLDEAEQIAMKGGKKQIQKLEARVRELETEVELEQRRSSDSVKGVRKYERRIKELTYQTEEDRKNLSRLQDLVDKLQLKVKSYKRTSEEAEEQANSNLGKFRKIQHELDEAEERADIAESQVNKMRAKSRDAGSKKGKDEE